The following proteins come from a genomic window of Chionomys nivalis chromosome 9, mChiNiv1.1, whole genome shotgun sequence:
- the Pla2g4b gene encoding cytosolic phospholipase A2 beta yields the protein MGPKVLFQDCPGLQLRLGIPVTLALGRLRKDHGDMMLGPHCSLLFWGAMAKVAGTCLLTVRVLQANGLPSKDLVTSSDCYVTLDLPTASSHTLQTRTVKNSRNPVWNQSFHFRIHRLLKNVVELKVFDQDLLTKDDPVLSVLFDVGTLRAGESRRQSFSLSTQEDGCLEVEFRLQSLTDREEQLVSNGILVARELSCLHVQLKKTGDLEGSENRVQLVVAGSCEGPQAASVGASSFRFHYPACWEQDLSVHLQDDPQEQLKVPLCTLPSSELVRLVFPTSQEPLMRLELKKEEGPKELAVRLGCELCPEEQAFLGRRKQVVAAALKKALQLDQDLQDDEIPVIAVMATGGGIRAMTSLYGQLAGLRELGLLDCISYITGASGSTWALASLYEDPEWSQKDLTGPTELLKTQVTKSKLGALAPSQLWRYRQELAERARLGHPTCFTNLWALINEALLHDEPHEHKLSDQREALSRGQNPLPIYCALNSKERGLTTFEFGEWCEFSPYEVGFPKYGAFIPSELFGSEFFMGRLVKQLPESRICFLEGIWSNLFAASLQDSLYWASEPTQFWDRWAQDQASLDKEQVPHLKIAEPPATGGRIAEFFTGLLTKRPLAQATHNFMRGLHFHKDYFHHPYFSTWKATKLDGLPNQLTPMEPHLCLLDVGYFINTSCPPLLQPTRDVDLILSLDYNLHGAFQQLQLVSRFCQEQGIPFPPISPSPEEQRQPQECHVFCDPAQPEAPTVLHFPLVNDSFQDYSAPGVPRTLEEKAAGKVNLSSSDSPYHYTKVTYSQEDVDKLLRLTHYNICNNQERLRDALRQAVQRRKQRTQQYRSE from the exons ATGGGGCCCAAGGTACTCTTCCAAGATTGCCCAGGGCTCCAGTTGCGACTGGGCATTCCTGTCACACTGGCACTGGGAAGATTGCGAAAGGACCACGGCGACATGATGCTCGGGCCCCACTGCTCACTGCTGTTTTGGGGAGCCATG GCAAAGGTGGCGGGGACATGCCTGCTCACTGTACGTGTCCTCCAGGCTAATGGCTTGCCTTCCAAGGACCTAG TGACCTCCTCCGACTGCTATGTGACTCTGGACCTGCCCACAGCCTCCAGCCACACGCTCCAGACACGCACAGTCAAGAACagcagaaaccctgtctggaatcAGAGCTTCCACTTCCGGATCCACAGGCTGCTCAAG AACGTCGTGGAACTGAAAGTCTTTGACCAGGACCTGCTCACTAAAGATGACCCCGTGTTGTCTGTGCTGTTTGACGTAGGGACTCTGCGAGCTGGGGAATCTCGGCGCCAGAGTTTCTCACTGAGCACTCAG gagGACGGGTGCCTAGAAGTTGAATTCCGGCTGCAGAGTCT GACAGACCGTGAGGAACAGCTCGTCAGCAATGGCATCCTCGTG GCTCGGGAGCTCTCCTGTTTGCATGTTCAACTGAAGAAGACAGGCGACCTAGAGG GGTCAGAGAACAGAGTTCAACTTGTGGTTGCTGGGTCCTGCGAGGGCCCACAGGCTGCCTCTGTGGGTGCCAGTTCTTTCCGCTTCCACTACCCAGCCTGCTGGGAGCAAGATCTGAGTGTTCATCTTCAG GATGACCCCCAGGAGCAGCTGAAGGTACCATTATGCACCCTACCCTCTTCAGAGTTGGTGAGACTTGTCTTCCCCACGTCCCAG GAACCACTGATGAGGCTGgaactgaagaaggaagaagg aCCAAAGGAGCTGGCAGTGCGACTGGGCTGTGAACTCTGCCCTGAGGAGCAGGCCTTCCTGGGCCGGAGGAAGCAGGTGGTGGCCGCCGCCCTGAAAAAGGCCTTACAGCTGGACCAAGACCTGCAAGATGATGAG ATCCCCGTGATTGCTGTTATGGCCACTGGCGGTGGGATCCGGGCCATGACTTCTTTATATGGGCAGCTAGCTGGCCTGAGGGAGCTTGGTCTCCTGGACTGCATCTCGTACATCACTGGGGCTTCAGGGTCCACCTG GGCATTGGCCAGCCTCTATGAGGACCCAGAGTGGTCTCAGAAGGACCTGACAGGGCCCACCGAGTTGCTGAAGACCCAGGTGACGAAGAGCAAGCTGGGCGCCTTGGCCCCCAGTCAGCTGTGGAGGTACCGGCAGGAGCTGGCCGAGCGTGCCCGCCTGGGCCACCCGACCTGCTTTACCAACTTGTGGGCCCTCATCAATGAGGCCTTGCTGCATGATGAG CCCCATGAACACAAACTCTCAGACCAACGGGAGGCCCTGAGTCGAGGCCAGAACCCTCTGCCTATCTACTGTGCCCTCAACAGCAAGGAGCGGGGCCTGACCACCTTTGAATTTGGGG AATGGTGTGAGTTCTCTCCCTATGAAGTCGGTTTTCCCAAGTACGGGGCCTTCATCCCCTCTGAGCTCTTTGGCTCCGAGTTCTTCATGGGGCGGCTGGTGAAGCAGCTCCCTGAGTCCCGAATCTGCTTCCTGGAAG GTATCTGGAGCAACCTGTTTGCAGCCAGCCTCCAAGACAGTTTGTACTGGGCCTCAGAACCCACCCAGTTCTGGGACCGCTGGGCTCAggatcaggccagcctgg ACAAAGAGCAGGTCCCCCATCTGAAGATTGCAGAGCCACCAGCAACAGGTGGCAGGATTGCCGAGTTCTTCACTGGCCTCCTGACAAAGCGGCCACTTGCCCAGGCCACCCACAACTTCATGCGTGGCCTCCATTTCCACAAGGACTATTTCCACCACCCATACTTCTCCACCTGGAAAG CTACCAAACTGGACGGGCTCCCCAACCAGCTGACACCCATGGaaccccacctctgcctcctggatgttGGCTATTTCATCAATACTAGCTGCCCACCCCTTCTGCAGCCAACACGGGATGTGGACCTCATCTTATCACTGGATTACAACCTCCATGGAGCCTTTCAG CAGTTGCAGCTTGTGAGCCGGTTCTGCCAGGAGCAGGGCATCCCTTTCCCACCTATCTCACCCAGCCCTGAGGAGCAGCGCCAACCTCAGGAGTGCCATGTGTTCTGTGACCCCGCCCAGCCCGAAGCCCCAACCGTGCTGCACTTCCCTCTGGTCAATGACTCCTTCCAGGACTACTCGGCCCCTG GGGTGCCACGAACACTGGAGGAGAAGGCAGCTGGGAAGGTGAACCTGTCTTCTTCTGACTCCCCGTACCACTACACAAAAGTGACCTACAGCCAGGAGGATGTGGACAAGCTGTTACGCCTGACACATTACAACATCTGCAACAACCAGGAACGGCTGCGGGACGCCTTACGCCAGGCCGTGCAACGGCGCAAACAGCGCACCCAGCAGTACAGGTCTGAGTGA